A section of the Humulus lupulus chromosome 2, drHumLupu1.1, whole genome shotgun sequence genome encodes:
- the LOC133817915 gene encoding small ribosomal subunit protein uS13c, giving the protein MAQTLAMPVAPSLSVICNGRATNPLSNRLSFPIATPPKIGVLSVKCARVGGVEIPNNKRIEFSLQYIHGIGRTRARKILNDLSIENKLTKDFSEEELIVIRDEVSKYMIEGDLRRFNALAIRRLKEIQCYRGVRHIQGLPCRGQRTKNNCRTLKGKKVAIAGKKKAPR; this is encoded by the exons ATGGCACAAACGCTGGCCATGCCTGTGGCGCCCTCACTTTCTGTAATCTGCAACGGCCGAGCTACTAACCCCCTCTCCAACCGCCTCTCCTTCCCCATTGCTACCCCTCCGAAG ATTGGTGTTCTAAGCGTGAAATGTGCTCGTGTTGGAGGGGTTGAGATTCCAAACAACAAGCGGATTGAGTTCTCTCTCCAGTACATTCATGGAATTGGTCGAACCCGAGCTCGCAAAATTCTTAATGACCTTAGCATAGAAAACAAGTTGACCAAAGACTTTTCTGAAGAAGAACTTATCGTTATCAGAGATGAAGTCTCAAAGTACATGATTGAGGGAGATTTG AGGCGTTTCAATGCTTTGGCTATAAGGAGACTGAAGGAAATTCAGTGCTATAGAGGAGTACGACACATTCAAGGGCTGCCTTGCAGAGGTCAGCGCACCAAGAACAACTGTAGAACTTTGAAGGGTAAGAAAGTAGCCATTGCTGGAAAGAAAAAGGCTCCGCGTTGA